A single genomic interval of Lathyrus oleraceus cultivar Zhongwan6 chromosome 7, CAAS_Psat_ZW6_1.0, whole genome shotgun sequence harbors:
- the LOC127103292 gene encoding uncharacterized protein LOC127103292 — MDSDNSDNYDQEFWELVEEEFMDDSDEEQQLQNERRSRSSSRPKIRTTVDRGREEGHNRLFNDYFSENPVYTDVQFRRRFRMHRHVFLRIVDALGNHDEYLQMRVDATGKMGLSPLQKCTSIIRMLAYGSPADLVDEYVRIGESTSIECLERFVKGVNVVFGAEYLRKPNNTDVEHLLQMGESRGFPGMLGSIDCMHWVWKNCPVAWKGQFCRGDHGKPTIMLEAVASQDLWIWHAFFGIAGSNNDINVLNQSNVFNDILEGRAPNVQYTINGTPYNMGYYLADGIYPEWATFVKTISMSQGEKKKLFAQHQESARKDVERAFGVLQSRFAIIRGPARVWHMDTLKHTIYACIILHNMIVEDKRHTYGGNFDYSYDNVDINNSITETFSGAHLNLATRLQRRASIQEKQVHRKLQGDLVEYIWERFGHEDDEI; from the coding sequence ATGGATTCAGACAATTCAGATAATTACGATCAAGAATTTTGGGAGTTGGTTGAAGAAGAATTTATGGACGACAGTGATGaagaacaacaacttcagaaTGAACGTCGATCTAGAAGTTCCTCTAGGCCAAAGATAAGAACAACGGTAGATCGAGGTCGTGAAGAAGGGCACAATCGATTATTCAATGACTACTTCTCGGAAAACCCAGTATACACAGATGTTCAATTCCGAAGAAGGTTCAGAATGCATAGGCACGTATTTCTTCGAATTGTAGATGCCCTTGGAAATCATGATGAATATTTACAAATGAGGGTCGATGCAACTGGTAAAATGGGTCTTTCACCATTGCAGAAATGTACATCTATTATTCGTATGCTGGCGTATGGGTCTCCTGCTGACCTTGTAGACGAATATGTTCGAATCGGTGAAAGCACTTCAATTGAGTGCTTAGAAAGATTTGTTAAGGGTGTCAATGTTGTATTTGGCGCTGAGTATTTGAGAAAGCCTAACAACACTGATGTTGAACATCTTTTACAAATGGGAGAGTCACGTGGCTTTCCAGGTATGTTGGGTTCCATCGATTGTATGCATTGGGTATGGAAAAATTGTCCTGTTGCATGGAAAGGACAATTTTGTCGAGGTGATCATGGTAAGCCCACAATCATGCTTGAAGCAGTGGCATCACAAGACTTATGGATTTGGCATGCTTTTTTTGGTATTGCAGGTTCAAACAATGACATTAATGTGCTAAACCAATCCAACGTGTTTAACGATATTTTGGAAGGACGTGCTCCCAATGTGCAATATACAATCAATGGTACACCATATAATATGGGGTATTATTTAGCAGATGGTATATATCCCGAGTGGGCTACATTTGTCAAGACTATTTCAATGTCACAGGgagaaaagaaaaaattatttGCTCAACATCAAGAATCGGCTAGAAAAGATGTGGAGCGagcatttggagtgcttcaatCTCGATTTGCAATTATACGTGGCCCAGCGCGTGTCTGGCACATGGACACTCTCAAGCATACCATATATGCCTGCATCATATTGCACAACATGATTGTGGAAGATAAACGACATACATATGGAGGTAATTTTGATTACTCTTATGATAATGTGGATATCAATAACTCAATAACTGAAACATTTAGCGGTGCTCATCTGAATCTTGCAACAAGACTACAAAGAAGAGCAAGTATTCAAGAAAAACAAGTTCATCGTAAACTTCAAGGAGATCTAGTCGAATATATTTGGGAACGTTTTGGacatgaagatgatgaaatttaA
- the LOC127103291 gene encoding glutathione S-transferase T3, giving the protein MDPNHFHYQQAFFNYMQNYQNPNPQNSQIPPVPTNPAIFLPSPNNPNMYPIPQMNSNSMEFSTQVPPFSTQVPPFSTQDPIVGVDQKAESFWLRIAASYNKYRGQLREKLGGQLKCRWHRINGMVQKFVGCYKIALKGKKSGTSETDVMADAHAIFAQDQGTTFNLEYAWRLLKDEAKWRIVEESIGSSAKITKTYASGASSENPYTTSSYEFNSSSPMERPMGQKTAKRKGKASEIPNATQDAKNKRAITMDKLAQAKEDKLELRVVQMMMKDTSTMNDSQRDIHEKYYNKMKKKYGM; this is encoded by the exons ATGGATCCTAATCATTTTCATTATCAACAAGCTTTTTTCAATTACATGCAAAATTATCAAAATCCTAATCCTCAAAATTCTCAAATTCCACCGGTGCCAACAAACCCCGCCATATTTCTTCCGTCACCAAACAATCCAAATATGTATCCTATACCTCAAATGAATTCTAATAGTATGGAATTCTCTACTCAAGTTCCACCATTTTCTACTCAAGTCCCACCATTTTCTACTCAA GATCCAATTGTGGGAGTTGATCAAAAGGCTGAGAGTTTTTGGTTAAGAATTGCTGCTAGTTATAATAAATATCGTGGGCAATTACGGGAAAAGTTAGGGGGACAGTTAAAATGTCGATGGCATAGAATAAATGGTATGGTTCAAAAATTTGTTGGGTGTTACAAAATTGCTCTTAAAGGAAAGAAAAGTGGGACATCCGAGACCGATGTCATGGCAGATGCACATGCTATTTTTGCTCAGGATCAAGGTACAACATTCAATCTTGAGTATGCATGGCGATTGTTAAAAGATGAAGCTAAATGGCGCATCGTCGAAGAATCGATTGGAAGTTCTGCAAAAATAACAAAGACTTATGCTAGTGGGGCATCATCGGAGAACCCATATACAACTTCAAGTTATGAGTTTAACTCATCATCACCAATGGAGCGTCCAATGGGACAAAAAACAGCAAAAAGGAAGGGTAAGGCATCAGAAATTCCAAATGCAACGCAAGATGCAAAGAATAAAAGAGCAATAACAATGGACAAACTTGCACAAGCTAAGGAGGACAAGCTAGAATTAAGGGTAGTGCAAATGATGATGAAAGACACTTCTACTATGAACGATAGTCAACGAGAtattcatgaaaaatattataataagatgaaaaaaaaatatggaatGTAG
- the LOC127105743 gene encoding uncharacterized protein LOC127105743: MEPTCAACAMEWSIQLEKGLRSRKPGVPVKAILQMGPHLQRWSKELESGIVPNGMFDLVPGEGELFANAILLRLADAFRGGNTEIRLAVVRVFLIEQKHHDNRKHKQCKGLLSMARVANHLELLKRVKSVFNSGDSESKTLALVLFGCWADFANDNAQIRYLILSSLVSPHDCEVKASLFAAGCFCEISDDFACITLEMLFNIMNSPAASLPIKLAAARIFAKFKCSYSVAKKAYKIGLELISNSSNEDILVIMLFSISKLASISTLLTSNLVEFLVSFLERQSTFRVRETVLRCLHFLFRNNPSLKLYSKFEAPDEQSMELSPSEYEAWKGDWTDDEMLELNKLFSDSEILNCIV, from the exons ATGGAACCAACTTGTGCTGCTTGTGCCATGGAATGGAGCATCCAACTTGAGAAGGGTCTTCGTTCTCGTAAACCAG GTGTACCTGTCAAAGCCATCTTGCAAATGGGGCCCCACCTTCAGCGTTGGAGTAAAGAGCTTGAGTCTGGTATTGTTCCCAATGGAATGTTTGACCTTGTTCCAGGTGAAGGTGAGCTATTTGCTAATGCTATCCTCTTACGTCTTGCTGATGCCTTTAGGGGAGGCAACACAGAAATCAGGCTTGCTGTTGTCAGAGTTTTCTTGATCGAGCAAAAGCACCATGATAACAGGAAGCACAAGCAGTGTAAGGGGTTGCTGTCAATGGCCAGAGTAGCTAACCACTTGGAGTTGTTAAAGCGGGTAAAATCTGTTTTCAACAGTGGAGATTCAGAGTCCAAGACACTGGCTCTAGTTCTGTTTGGTTGCTGGGCTGATTTTGCCAATGACAATGCTCAGATACGATACTTGATACTTTCCAGCCTTGTTTCTCCTCATGATTGTGAG GTAAAGGCATCATTGTTTGCTGCCGGATGCTTTTGTGAAATATCCGATGATTTTGCATGTATTACATTGGAGATGCTGTTTAACATTATGAATTCACCCGCAGCATCCTTGCCTATAAAATTGGCTGCAGCAAGAATATTTGCAAAATTCAAGTGCTCATATTCAGTTGCAAAGAAAGCATATAAG ATAGGTTTGGAGCTAATATCAAATTCTTCAAATGAAGATATTCTTGTTATCATGCTATTCTCAATTTCAAAGTTGGCATCCATTTCTACACTTCTTACCTCCAATCTT GTGGAGTTCCTTGTTTCATTCCTAGAACGGCAATCAACTTTCCGTGTACGAGAAACGGTCTTAAGATGCTTGCACTTTTTATTTAGAAACAATCCATCTCTAAAACTTTACAGCAAGTTTGAAGCCCCAGATGAACAATCCATGGAACTCTCTCCATCTGAATATGAAGCTTGGAAAGGTGATTGGACAGATGATGAAATGCTTGAACTCAACAAATTGTTTTCAGATTCTGAAATACTTAACTGTATAGTATAA